ATCTCGCCTCTTAAAGGCATCAAGGGCAGCTTTTTTGTATCATTACCTTTCAGTTCAGGCCTGTGTTGTTAAATTCATGCGAGCATCGGGACGCTAGACAAGGAAACCCAGGAGCTCACACGTTCATCTTGTGTGGATTCAATGCTGCTGATGGTGTTGAAATGTGCATTGATTGTTGTTGTGCagaagatataaatatatatatgtatatttttatgtCTCAGGCTAATTCGACCACTGAAGCATCACAACTCGAAGCTGCGTCTCTGCATCAAACAGAGAGTCGAGGGCAGGATACACGGGTCCAGCCTGCGTGAGGCCTCCTGCAGTAGCTTTGCTTACAGTGCCCCCTTCTGTAAAATAATTCAACCATATATACACATGCATGTGAATTTACTTGTATACACACAGCGACAGTCAAAAGGTGGGACACATTATCTCATTGTGTCCCAAATGGTTCTTGACTGGTACTCCACATCatttttccctctttctttgAATATCTGCATTTTGCAGCTTCTCACCTGACTAAAGTTGTGAGTGAAGCTTCACAtcgcctgcccccccctccctcctccaccacagtGGAAAAATGTGGTTCTGCACAGGAAGCCATGAGATGCACTTGTGTGTAGGAGGCGCTGCTACAATAGAAAAAGGGGTAGTTCAGAAGTCCGGGTGCAGCATCCACTGCTATTTTTAACCCGACTGGTTCTTCACTTTCTGATCTTAATTCCCTCCACAAAGTGCATTTGTATCGATCAAAGTGACTTTTTGCAAGCATAATTAATTGAAGCTATCGTACAACATGTGACAATAGTTCATCAAGCTTTTCCTTTACTTTTTTCTCCACTGTGTGCCTTTGAGACTTGATGAAAACGGGTTTGCTGATCTAATCcatccttttcttttacacatttTCCTGCCCTGCTACATTCTGTGCTGAGTCACTGCTATTCAAAGGTTTCCTGCACCTGGCCTGTAGCATCCGTAAACAGATTAAGTGTCAGGTGTTCTTCAACCCAACATTTAAACAAACTATGCAGCGAGTTGAATTACagcatttgatttgtttaaagGCAGTGCTGCCACCTAGTGTGCTAATATAGAACAGTGTCGGTTCGCTCAAGCCCTGTTAAATACTAAacacatttgaattaaaaaaatataatgtcaaaaaatgttactgaaaataaaaagcatgcATACCTGCGTATTAAAAAGATACATGTATTAAAATCCTGCATTTAAAATAGGATTAATACATAAAAATCAACAACATTCTATTGAGCTTAATTCCACAATTAGGAAGTGAAAGCCTCttgttttatgaataaaatattaaatgtatttttttggtgTTCTATATTGTATTTGACCTCATTGGGGCTTACAacaattgtttaattaaaaaaaaagacaaagttcTGGTTTAACGCAGTTTATCTTTTAACATGATTAATGGACAAGAACAGTAACAACTAATTGTGCCTCGCACAAAGTAACATTGAAATAAGTAAAGTTAGTAAGTAGCTCATAATTGTGCAGCTCTTGGGTAAACGTACTTGTTCCTGGTGTCTCCTTCATGTCGGCAGTCGGGGTGATGTGTGCCGAGTGTCCCGCTGATGGAACTGAAAGTAGGTCGTTACGTCCTGAAAAGTCCTCATCTTGCCTTTCTGTAATTTTGTAGAAACTCTAAAAGCCATAAACCtcgtttaaattaaaaaatttcCAAACACCCTCTTACGTCCACATTATAGAGTGGGATTAGCATTCAGCAGGGTtcgttttaatttaattgtacAACATCTAAAGTCAGCCTTAATAGTCAGAAGTGAGCTGAGATCCTCCTTCAACGCTCGACTGCTCCAACACAACATGAAAGATTTCATAGACCTTCTGCTTAAAGCTTAACTGAATATTTATGAGTAGCAAGTACATTAAGTATGAGCGCGGAAGCAACATCCTCTTCATTCCATGGGATTTTCTTGTTATTTCTGACTTAATGAGAGGTATAAAACACTCCCTTGAGACTCCCGGGTTACGTCAAAGCCACTTCCACACACGTAATGTACATTCTGCACTCAGGTCACCATAACAGGCCGCTTACCCAAAAGGCACTTGTGAGCGAAAAGCACCAGTCGGGTCATTTGGGGTTTGACACATCTTTCCTGAGGATGCAGCACTTTAAGAAATGACAAACAAGAGCTTTGAGACAAATGTATATCGGCTCGTCATCCTGCCCTCCGAGCTTCCCTGCAGCCTCTGAATTATTCAGCGAAGCCGGGATCTGGAGGCCATTAGAAGATCCAAATCGCAGGAAGATTCCTCACGTTGAGTCATCGAGGCTGCTAACTCATCCGAATGCAACGGAGGCAAAGTTCAACTGGCAAAACAGTCCAAATAGGTTTTCAGTAGGTCTATGAGTAAGGgatgtatatatattagggccgggactttagggCGTTAATTACGATTCATTAAtgacaatgtgaattaagattaattaattacacaaaaaataacacattaaacattttttacgcatttctacacttattttttgcaccgcggaacgtttctcaccggatgagtttcggagggaccgattatactggagcaccaactagcgttcatgacttcagacaacaacaaaccacagtgaacatgaacgaagaagctgacgagaccgtgtcgggtggccccgtgaatgggaaatcttattataataaacacacggatggaagcgtcgataagagcgtggttgtgtgcaagctacgcaacaaggaattcacatcgagcctcaagtatcacctcaacgccaaacaattagcagctagcgtggacgttagcccgactcaaggacccacacccaacccacactgcaccagaggactggtttaaggaccagggtaactaagtccacgtctgacaaaataatcaatgtacttgaaagttttggtctacttaaaaaaacctagtaatatatatataatatattatattatatatatattgaccttacatatatttttttataataatttgttacctattatttaaaaaaaaatcttttctgtgacattttttgaccctacatattttgacttttttcacaatatttttttcccatgacatgcttggaatgatcttagatggagcaacctacacggccctgtcactaatgccaaatgccccaaatttctgtactttaaaccttatctgggttcaaccctcaagggacatggtggctcttcctaaatccttttttagttttgggtaactgacatttataaaaaatcataatgggatattgccccagagacggattggtgcatcttggaggattaaccatgctattcattcttcctgcattggtaaaggcacaagtgagttgaatttgaatgtaacagagaattggagggtggatgcactaaaaagggtaaacaaatctacaccatgtgccagactgtcagtttaaggttgttcacaggatgccctgaagtagacaaacatgtgattgtcttgaaaaatgccctcagaggctgtaataagtttcatgtcagtgtgaccactgaatgagacacatctgctcatctttactgactcatccggccttctctcccgtcaaaaaggtggaaccctataggctacgtagcatggctaataagtgctaaaagctaaagcaaatttagtcaattcatcatcattcaaaagattcttcatcatttttgacaatgccatcataacttaagtgaacgcgccttgtgtttctgcataaccactagggttcacttctctgaaacaaccagtggggacaatgcccccactactacctccgcagtagtgcgctcaagacttggcgggtgggatttgaacccactggcggtgcgcacagaggcttttggcaccctgcactcacccctacactaccagtcctggtcacattttggcaactttgattctcctatttaaccttgagcatgtgagttaaactttataactgttttaaatgctatttccacatctgggcttgaacccacaaccttcaagtgcagtgcaggggcttatgtcagcagctcttccactgtgctacttcaccacacactaactgatgatttgtttgttgtatttaaccttgagattgctactcaaacctgaagtaaagccaaaggctcaaacacaagactgggcttgaacccacaaccttcagggtaaggacagtagctcctcagctcttgtgctgcactacctcaccatgctcaaattaaatttttgtttctcgtatttaaccttgagactgctactcaaaccacAAAACTCTTtcagcagaagtgatgtctgcatgaaggggcataaacccacaacctcagacagcaggttggagcctgcagcccttcagttgttcccttgtgctattcaagcacatgcctcattgtgtccgtttctcctattagaccttgggattgtttactaaacctcaaaactgtttcaaagtttacagtttgaagccctgactgcaaccaaaccctccttctgagagagcaggtttgaactgaggatcctccacacttcagccttcctgctatctccctgcactgttccaccacacacctgttgatgcttttgaatccaacctcaattctcatagattctcaggctggaatccacaaccgttccataccgttataatagaattgcgggtcaagtaaagtcatataatggcatttctaataaagccctagttgatttcactacttttatgctgtgatccttatttcacttttttcgacatgtgtgctgatgcccgcgtgtgaattgagaggatccataccgactcccctatggagctaaaccagtctgagggtcctcctcagctgagtggagaataaatcccggaagaaataaacacgtttgacacacggcaccttgaggagagagaatcaaatcccaaatgtggatcaggaaggtcagctttgattccactagagacaccagaactcacgatgattcacagtgtcactgtttaatttaaaattaaggccgggactttagcgcgttaatttcgattaattaattacaatgtgaattaagattaattaattacactaaaaataacacattaaacattttttacgcactTTGAAATTGTTTAATGTTGTGACATATAGCTGGTTATGAACCAATTTGTTATTTACATTTCTATTTTATGTTCCAGATAAATAGGAAGCCGTAATCAAATCAAGTGGGCTTATTAAATGTCTAAACTCATTTAATGCCCAAAGGAGGCCGTTATTAGAAAGACGTCTTATATTAATAAAAAGGGATCTGTGATTACAGAAATCAAGGACATGCTTCAGTTTACGCATGAGAAGAGCGTTTTGAGCCGTGACCTCTGCATCAATGAACTTTGATCACAAGGAGGCAGTGTCGTCTTTTTATTAGAGATggtgagaaagcacaaaacaaacagtctTCTCCAGCTGCACAAAGCACCAGTTTATTTAATGTTGCATTTAAAAGCAGTACAGTGTACAACATACATATATTTGATGGTATTTAATCTAATTCTATACCACTGTATGTGCCATGAAAGgccttgaatttttttttcgtTGATTTCATTCATCTTGCTAAACAAAAGCGTAATTTgtatcaattatttattttaaagcgcCAATAAATCTGCGTGTGAATCGATGCAAAAGCATTAAAATGTGATATGGATCATCAGCCGTACGATTTGTTGCCAACAGAAAATTCAAATGCCGGATTGTGATCCATTCTTCATGATCGAATCGATCCACTTGTTGTAGTTGGAAATCTTGatgtaataatttattttcGAATGCGAATTGTATGCGGAAATCACTCCGTACACCTTCCCAGCCCCGTTCCCGCAGACCAGCGGCCCCCCGGAGTCCCCCtggaaggaaacacacacacacacacacacaccactcagtGACACACACCATCCATCGATCCATCCGTTTGCCATCATTTGCCTTTGTTTTCTTCACGGGTCACGTCCTCGAAACACGCTTACCCCGCCGGGTGCCGTCGCTCCGCTGGAGCAGTAGTCCTCCGCGCACTCGGCGGCGTCGATGAGTTTCACGTTGCCCTCCCTGAGGACGTGGGACATGTGGCCTTTGTCCCTGTTGGTTTTCCCCCAGCCGGCCACGGCACACGAGCGGGGATCGGGCACGTCCGCCCTCTCCAAATCAATGGGGCTCACAGTCCGAGTGAATTCTGCATTGGTGCTCAACTTAAGGAAGAAGGAAGGATTAAAGATAGATCACGGATGTACATACATCAATCTGTA
This is a stretch of genomic DNA from Pungitius pungitius chromosome 7, fPunPun2.1, whole genome shotgun sequence. It encodes these proteins:
- the LOC119217247 gene encoding granzyme G-like, whose product is MFLSLRLLLLALWLTLHGRVETGTVVGGHKAAPHSRPYMALLEMTTADGKTQHCGGFLLTEDFVMTAAHCNASNYTVYLGLDNYRNRAEAQKLSVKKSYPHEEFNFNDVKHDIMLLQLSTNAEFTRTVSPIDLERADVPDPRSCAVAGWGKTNRDKGHMSHVLREGNVKLIDAAECAEDYCSSGATAPGGGDSGGPLVCGNGAGKVYGVISAYNSHSKINYYIKISNYNKWIDSIMKNGSQSGI